In Lapillicoccus jejuensis, the DNA window ACGTCCGAGCTGCGGCGGTAGGCCTCGAAGCGGGGGACGAGGTACGCGGTCCCGGCGGGCAGCAGGCGGCGCGCGTACGCCGTCGCCATGGCCGAGTGCACGCCGAACCGGCGGGCCTCGTACGACGCCGTCGCGACGACCCCGCGGCCGTCGATCCCGCCGACGACGACGGGCCGGCCGCGCAGCGACGGCTTGTCGCGCTGCTCGACCGCGGCGAAGAACGCGTCGAGGTCGAGGTGGAGCACGCACGGGGACGGTCGCGCGCTCACCCGGCCATCATCCCCGCCGGCGCCGTCAAGATCGCGTCAGGGGCCCGGCCACGGCTCGCGGGAGGCGGTGTGATGGCGGTATGGAGAACCTCGCCGCCCGGCTGCGCGTCCTCGGCGCTCCCGGTCCCGCCCTGCGCACCGTCGCCGTGCTCGCGCCGGTGCTCGTCACCGCCCTGCTCGCGCTCGTGCGCGACCAGGTCAGCGCCGCCCCGGCGGCGCTCGTGCTCGTCCTCGTCGTCACCGCCGTCGCCAGCACGGGCGACCGGGTGGCAGCCGTCCTGTCCGCCGTGGTCGGCGGGCTGTCCTTCGACTTCTTCCTCACGGCGCCGTACGAGACCCTCGCGATCAGCAACCGCGACGACGTCGAGGCGTTCGTCCTGGTCGTCCTCGTCGGGCTCGCGGTGACCGAGCTCGCGCTGTGGGGCCGGCGCCGGCAGGCCGAGGCGAGCCGGACGAGCGGGTACCTCGACGGGGCGCTCGCCGCC includes these proteins:
- a CDS encoding DUF4118 domain-containing protein codes for the protein MENLAARLRVLGAPGPALRTVAVLAPVLVTALLALVRDQVSAAPAALVLVLVVTAVASTGDRVAAVLSAVVGGLSFDFFLTAPYETLAISNRDDVEAFVLVVLVGLAVTELALWGRRRQAEASRTSGYLDGALAAAEVVASAPSRPGEGPADGSADPLVRVVTCELTALLRLDACRWEPGRTASGRTVVQPDGSLLRGGRTLDPGRAGLPTDDETSLPVRHGGQTVGTLVLTTATAVRRPSREQLRVAVLLADQLGRRVTAPDIIG